A window of Oscillatoria sp. FACHB-1406 contains these coding sequences:
- a CDS encoding alpha/beta fold hydrolase, whose amino-acid sequence MLRRWLRSRFWLVSLLVLSAVIALCVALNPGLTTDAESLVLAPGEGQSLVLRIFTPNAAIPQGSAKRHAPPYPTLLLLHGINSSKSSMVPLAVELTRRGIAAITFDFRGYGESSPRPPNLQRVEDLEVTTLEDASAVLHYVRQHPERFDRQRLGVAGHSLGGETAMQLARLNPDLRATVLLSMGGSMTATSPSNVFLGVGIYEQINPASGLREQLAEAGEDCRAPEGIRETDRAFCGDFTAANARKLFVSATADHITAPYDAAILQQVVSWVQSAFAIPQKTVSIRVSAYLCALVVLSASAIASGVAFLVRSGRSVAETPQNLRLWYRRFVTGLLAFLIALMGLMGATGTAPSSGAARMMLFSYLLQLVANYALREPKKIAAAASIGSLYGSLVMAAWLLPALLCGIPELARQPADLLRLPQFVLQWPLLTLYNYLQAVRLIFFPRYSLYLSVSWLFWGLVAVELFAPGATLSAVERSGTWLVERLRRPVRFAGVGRLSGSKIALIAGLLVIFALILVRRASDGLLGKVFVESGWVLKSLGLFVMLPLGAIALMARSPFFQRWERALYNSSDL is encoded by the coding sequence GTGCTACGGCGTTGGCTGCGATCGCGATTTTGGCTGGTCAGTCTGTTGGTTCTATCGGCAGTCATCGCGCTTTGCGTCGCTTTAAATCCCGGACTGACGACTGATGCGGAATCCCTCGTCCTCGCGCCGGGGGAAGGGCAATCTCTCGTCCTGCGCATCTTTACCCCCAACGCCGCGATCCCGCAGGGATCCGCGAAGCGGCACGCGCCGCCTTATCCCACTCTACTGCTCTTGCACGGGATCAATAGCAGCAAGTCTTCGATGGTGCCGCTTGCCGTAGAATTAACCCGGCGCGGAATTGCTGCGATTACCTTCGATTTTCGCGGCTACGGCGAATCTTCTCCTCGCCCTCCCAACTTGCAACGGGTGGAAGATTTGGAAGTGACGACGCTTGAAGATGCAAGTGCCGTCCTCCACTACGTTCGCCAACATCCAGAACGCTTCGATCGTCAGCGTCTCGGCGTTGCCGGTCATTCTTTGGGCGGGGAGACGGCGATGCAGTTGGCGCGTCTCAATCCCGATTTGCGCGCGACGGTGCTGTTGAGTATGGGCGGAAGTATGACCGCAACTTCGCCCTCGAATGTATTTCTAGGTGTGGGCATTTACGAGCAAATCAATCCCGCTTCCGGATTGCGAGAACAATTAGCAGAAGCGGGGGAAGATTGCCGCGCGCCCGAAGGGATCCGTGAAACGGATCGTGCTTTTTGCGGCGATTTTACGGCAGCAAATGCCCGCAAACTCTTTGTTTCTGCGACGGCAGACCATATTACTGCTCCTTATGATGCCGCGATCTTGCAGCAAGTTGTGAGTTGGGTGCAAAGTGCTTTTGCAATACCGCAAAAGACTGTATCAATCCGGGTTTCCGCTTATTTGTGCGCGCTGGTCGTTCTCTCGGCAAGCGCGATCGCGTCGGGAGTCGCATTCCTGGTGCGATCTGGGCGATCGGTGGCGGAAACGCCCCAAAACCTCCGGCTTTGGTATCGTCGCTTCGTAACGGGTTTACTCGCTTTTCTTATCGCGTTGATGGGATTGATGGGGGCGACGGGAACAGCGCCGAGTAGCGGTGCGGCGCGCATGATGTTGTTTTCCTATCTGTTGCAGTTGGTCGCAAATTATGCGCTGCGCGAACCGAAAAAAATTGCAGCCGCCGCTAGCATCGGCAGTTTATATGGAAGTTTGGTCATGGCAGCTTGGTTGCTGCCCGCTCTGCTCTGCGGCATCCCGGAATTGGCTCGCCAACCCGCCGATTTGTTGCGTTTGCCCCAATTTGTCCTGCAATGGCCTTTACTGACCTTATACAACTATTTGCAGGCGGTTCGGTTAATCTTTTTTCCCCGCTACAGCCTCTATTTATCGGTCAGTTGGCTGTTTTGGGGTCTGGTTGCGGTAGAATTGTTTGCGCCGGGAGCAACGTTAAGCGCGGTGGAACGCAGCGGCACTTGGCTGGTGGAACGCTTGCGCCGTCCGGTTCGGTTCGCGGGAGTCGGTCGGCTTTCTGGGTCAAAAATCGCGTTAATTGCCGGTTTGTTGGTGATTTTTGCCCTCATCCTGGTTCGGCGAGCTTCTGATGGGCTTTTAGGGAAGGTGTTTGTTGAGAGTGGGTGGGTGTTGAAATCGCTGGGATTGTTTGTAATGCTACCCCTCGGCGCGATCGCATTAATGGCGCGATCGCCGTTTTTTCAACGTTGGGAACGCGCGCTCTACAACTCCTCGGACTTGTAG
- a CDS encoding DUF4359 domain-containing protein: MKVDREANLTQPELENPRNAAKIVLAASALALGGLGLAMVVANPNPSDYQSYAGEHLTQYLKDNACKKIPQEAGDFGQKLCQTVGGVAIDTARPQLQALIGKQTERQNFGLFSIYTTKLAIAPFPAYRFETVGILQQFYTYKSEEL, from the coding sequence ATGAAAGTCGATCGAGAAGCAAATTTAACGCAGCCGGAACTGGAAAATCCGAGAAACGCAGCTAAAATCGTGCTAGCTGCTAGCGCCCTCGCTTTGGGCGGCTTGGGCTTAGCAATGGTCGTTGCGAATCCCAATCCCAGCGACTATCAAAGCTATGCAGGCGAACATTTGACCCAATATCTCAAGGATAATGCTTGCAAAAAAATTCCCCAAGAAGCAGGAGATTTTGGTCAGAAGTTGTGTCAAACCGTTGGGGGCGTGGCGATTGATACGGCGCGCCCGCAATTGCAAGCTTTAATCGGCAAGCAAACCGAACGGCAAAACTTTGGGTTATTTAGCATTTACACCACCAAACTCGCGATCGCGCCCTTCCCTGCCTACCGTTTTGAAACCGTGGGGATTTTGCAGCAATTTTACACCTACAAGTCCGAGGAGTTGTAG
- a CDS encoding class I SAM-dependent methyltransferase, with protein MPLKPDQRSKLDSTNDVDFYAYPRFVTHVDDNFIQQLTELYREGLQPNSRILDLMSSWVSHLPEEMEFAHVEGHGMNEEELQKNPRLNSYFVQDLNENPKLPLKDSDFDAVLICVSVQYLQYPEAVFNEIHRVLKPGGTVIISFSNRMFYQKAIAAWRDGTEASRVELVKGYFRTVPGFSEPQAIARRGDSGLNLLQMLGLASADPFYAVVAQRLN; from the coding sequence ATGCCTCTCAAACCCGACCAACGCAGCAAACTCGACAGCACCAACGATGTCGATTTTTACGCTTATCCTCGCTTTGTCACCCACGTTGACGATAATTTTATCCAACAGTTAACCGAACTGTATCGAGAAGGACTCCAACCCAACTCGCGCATTCTCGATCTGATGAGTAGTTGGGTGTCGCATTTGCCCGAAGAAATGGAATTTGCCCATGTCGAGGGACATGGCATGAACGAAGAAGAATTACAGAAAAATCCTCGCCTTAATTCCTACTTCGTCCAAGATTTAAACGAAAATCCCAAACTACCCTTAAAAGACAGCGATTTTGATGCAGTTCTCATCTGCGTTTCCGTCCAATACTTGCAATACCCCGAAGCCGTTTTCAACGAAATTCATCGCGTTCTCAAACCGGGTGGTACAGTAATTATCAGCTTTTCCAATCGAATGTTTTACCAAAAAGCGATCGCGGCTTGGCGGGATGGCACCGAAGCAAGTCGCGTCGAATTGGTGAAAGGTTACTTCCGTACCGTTCCCGGTTTTAGCGAACCGCAAGCGATCGCGCGACGTGGCGATTCTGGCTTAAATCTATTACAAATGCTGGGTTTGGCGAGTGCCGATCCCTTTTATGCAGTTGTTGCCCAGCGGTTGAATTAA
- a CDS encoding TspO/MBR family protein: MLKSWMVIGGVALVVAFIGGALTPKNRWFNSLRRPRWLTFEAAIPFIWTFILICGVWSAYNVWEADPGSDRSWFLMGFYLVVELAILAYTFVMFRTRSLKVGVAIGIVGSILGVILAFLVLPISGWGFVLLLPYLIWNPIGTYVTWAMIPLNPEDA; encoded by the coding sequence ATGCTGAAATCGTGGATGGTTATCGGGGGTGTTGCATTGGTTGTCGCCTTCATCGGCGGTGCGTTAACGCCAAAAAATCGCTGGTTCAATAGCCTGCGTCGCCCTCGCTGGCTAACGTTTGAGGCTGCAATTCCTTTTATTTGGACGTTTATTTTAATTTGCGGCGTTTGGTCGGCTTACAATGTCTGGGAGGCGGATCCGGGGAGCGATCGCAGTTGGTTCTTGATGGGATTTTACCTGGTCGTCGAACTGGCAATTTTAGCCTATACCTTTGTGATGTTCCGCACTCGCAGCTTGAAAGTTGGAGTTGCGATCGGCATTGTCGGTTCGATTCTCGGAGTTATTTTAGCCTTTTTAGTGCTGCCGATTTCGGGTTGGGGCTTCGTGCTGCTTTTGCCCTACTTAATCTGGAATCCCATCGGTACTTATGTGACTTGGGCGATGATTCCCCTCAATCCCGAAGATGCTTAG
- the argH gene encoding argininosuccinate lyase: protein MTQPKTWSDRFEGSLHPAIARFNASIGFDIELIEYDIAGSIAHAKMLARTGIISAEEGEQLVTGLTQILCEYQEGNFNPGVDAEDVHFAVERRLTELIGDTGKKLHTARSRNDQVGTDIRLYLRDKIDDIREQLREFQTVLLDLAADNVETLIPGYTHLQRAQPVSLAHHLLAYFQMAQRDWERLGQVRERTNISPLGCGALAGTTFPIDRHYSAQQLDFNSAYANSLDGVSDRDFAIEFASAASLIMVHLSRLSEETILWASQEFSFVSLKDSCATGSSIMPQKKNPDVSELVRGKSGRVFGHLQGLLVLMKGLPLAYNKDLQEDKEAIFDTVKTVRVCIEAMTILLREGMEFRRDRLNEAVNEDFSNATDVADYLAARGVPFREAYNLVGKVVKTSLAAGKLLKDLSLQEWQEIHPAFAEDIYDAIAPRQVVAARNSYGGTGFEQVRNAIAEAKTLLQTLE from the coding sequence ATGACTCAGCCCAAAACTTGGAGCGATCGCTTTGAAGGCAGCTTGCATCCCGCGATCGCACGCTTCAATGCAAGTATCGGTTTTGACATCGAATTGATTGAGTACGATATCGCAGGCTCGATCGCTCATGCGAAAATGCTAGCCCGCACCGGCATTATTTCTGCTGAAGAGGGCGAACAATTAGTGACGGGACTGACGCAAATTCTCTGCGAATATCAGGAAGGAAACTTTAATCCCGGAGTCGATGCGGAGGACGTTCACTTTGCCGTCGAACGCCGTTTGACAGAACTGATTGGGGATACGGGCAAAAAACTGCATACAGCGCGATCGCGCAACGATCAAGTTGGAACCGATATCCGGCTCTACCTGCGGGATAAAATCGACGATATTCGCGAGCAATTGCGAGAATTTCAAACCGTTCTCCTCGATCTCGCCGCCGATAACGTCGAAACCTTAATTCCCGGCTACACGCACCTGCAACGGGCGCAACCCGTGAGTCTAGCACACCATCTTCTCGCCTACTTCCAGATGGCGCAGCGCGACTGGGAACGGCTGGGACAAGTACGCGAGCGTACCAATATTTCGCCTTTGGGATGCGGTGCGCTAGCGGGAACCACTTTTCCGATCGATCGCCACTATAGCGCCCAACAGTTGGACTTTAATAGCGCTTATGCCAATAGTTTAGACGGTGTGAGCGATCGCGACTTTGCGATCGAATTCGCCAGCGCTGCCAGTTTAATTATGGTTCACCTCAGCCGACTGAGCGAAGAAACGATTCTTTGGGCTTCCCAAGAATTTAGTTTCGTCAGCCTCAAAGATAGCTGTGCCACGGGTTCTAGCATTATGCCCCAAAAGAAAAACCCCGACGTTTCCGAACTGGTGCGCGGCAAAAGCGGGCGTGTTTTTGGGCATTTGCAAGGATTGTTGGTGTTAATGAAAGGGTTGCCCCTGGCTTATAACAAGGATTTGCAAGAAGATAAAGAAGCGATTTTCGATACCGTTAAAACCGTCAGAGTTTGTATCGAAGCGATGACAATTTTGTTGCGAGAGGGGATGGAATTTCGGCGCGATCGCTTGAATGAAGCCGTGAACGAAGACTTCTCCAATGCGACGGATGTTGCCGACTATTTAGCCGCGCGCGGCGTGCCGTTCCGCGAGGCGTATAACTTAGTCGGGAAAGTCGTCAAAACCAGCTTAGCCGCCGGAAAGTTGCTGAAGGATTTAAGCTTGCAGGAGTGGCAAGAAATTCATCCAGCTTTTGCTGAAGATATTTACGACGCGATCGCCCCTCGCCAAGTCGTCGCCGCGCGTAATAGCTATGGCGGTACGGGATTCGAGCAAGTTCGCAACGCGATCGCCGAAGCGAAAACGCTCCTTCAAACCCTTGAATAA
- a CDS encoding NUDIX domain-containing protein, whose product MRYFRFIFTVLGVIFRHPVPGATIIPILPDGSIVLVRRRDTGQWGLPGGLIDWGEDLPTTIRRELTEETGLNFVKMGRFVGVYSAGDRDPRLHSISIAVEVFADGNLGVQDTDEITEVRAFSRETLPLGTLSHDHDRQLQDYLNGAIAIA is encoded by the coding sequence GTGCGGTACTTTCGTTTTATTTTTACAGTTCTTGGCGTTATCTTTCGCCATCCCGTTCCGGGCGCAACGATTATCCCGATTTTGCCCGACGGTAGCATCGTATTAGTGCGCCGACGCGATACCGGACAATGGGGTTTGCCGGGAGGATTAATCGATTGGGGAGAAGATTTACCAACGACAATTCGGCGCGAATTAACCGAAGAAACGGGATTGAATTTTGTTAAAATGGGGCGTTTTGTGGGGGTTTATTCGGCGGGCGATCGCGATCCGAGGTTGCATTCGATTAGCATCGCGGTAGAAGTTTTCGCCGATGGCAATCTCGGCGTACAAGATACCGACGAAATTACTGAAGTTCGTGCTTTTTCGCGCGAAACTTTACCCCTCGGTACGCTCAGTCACGATCACGATCGCCAATTACAAGATTACCTGAACGGCGCGATCGCGATCGCTTAA
- a CDS encoding glycosyltransferase family 4 protein, which translates to MTLNAEPNTRSSDRKKIAVWYPGFMGGGAEAVALWMLEALKDKYDLTLFTIAAIDLERMNAMYGTHLSSELIKVEYLTPERLTSAVHFAIANFPAARKLSFHLLIRAFKAVARNYDLAISAYNATDLGCPGIQYIHWINVVEGNLLYQQLSKFSLDRLKSNTSLSNSCYTADRVKKEYGIDSTVVYPPVLLEPRSIPWEEKEDAFICSGRLTSAKEPHRVIEILSQVRQQGFDLKLYLTGGGGGVYASKYKRFLQKFIEENSDWVTVYEDLKYKDYIEVVSRCKYGIHYKKEPFGISIAEMLKAGAIPFVRSKGGQIEIVGTENSDLLFDDAKDGVSKIVNVLKDSERQQQLRAALHERKSIFSAQRFMTETQRAVAEHLAGNLLSPRNS; encoded by the coding sequence ATGACTTTGAACGCCGAACCCAACACTCGTTCTTCTGACCGGAAAAAAATTGCCGTTTGGTATCCTGGTTTTATGGGAGGAGGTGCGGAAGCGGTTGCCCTGTGGATGTTAGAAGCGTTAAAGGACAAGTATGACTTAACTTTATTTACGATCGCGGCGATTGATCTGGAGCGGATGAATGCGATGTACGGCACGCACTTATCTTCGGAATTGATTAAAGTTGAATACTTGACTCCGGAAAGACTCACTTCCGCAGTGCATTTTGCGATCGCCAATTTTCCAGCCGCTAGAAAATTATCATTTCATCTCCTCATTCGTGCTTTCAAAGCTGTAGCCCGAAACTATGACTTAGCAATCTCTGCTTACAACGCCACCGATCTGGGCTGTCCGGGAATACAGTACATTCATTGGATTAATGTGGTTGAAGGAAATCTGTTATATCAACAACTGTCGAAATTTTCGCTCGATCGCCTGAAAAGCAATACATCCCTCTCTAATTCTTGCTATACTGCCGACCGAGTTAAAAAAGAATATGGCATCGATTCAACTGTTGTTTATCCTCCCGTTCTCCTCGAACCGCGTTCTATTCCCTGGGAAGAAAAGGAAGATGCTTTTATTTGCAGCGGACGTTTAACCTCCGCAAAGGAACCGCATCGCGTTATTGAAATTTTAAGTCAAGTCCGCCAACAAGGATTCGATCTCAAATTATACTTAACGGGCGGCGGCGGCGGCGTTTATGCCTCGAAGTACAAGCGCTTTCTGCAAAAATTTATCGAGGAAAATTCAGATTGGGTCACCGTTTACGAAGACCTCAAATATAAGGATTATATCGAGGTGGTTTCTCGCTGTAAGTATGGCATTCATTATAAGAAAGAACCTTTCGGTATTTCAATCGCGGAAATGCTTAAAGCGGGCGCAATTCCCTTTGTGAGAAGCAAGGGCGGTCAAATCGAAATTGTCGGGACTGAAAATTCAGACTTATTATTTGACGATGCTAAGGATGGTGTTAGCAAAATTGTTAACGTCTTAAAAGATTCGGAAAGGCAGCAACAATTAAGGGCGGCTTTACACGAGCGTAAGTCTATTTTTTCAGCCCAACGTTTTATGACTGAAACTCAACGCGCTGTCGCCGAACATTTAGCGGGAAACTTACTCTCACCTCGTAATTCCTAA
- a CDS encoding CHAT domain-containing protein — MSGQQRYGKGGLNIRGWKRWVVLAFLTFVLAIAPPAKLSAQPDVTPYQQAAALELQALQQRDKGDLAAAAAGFRQVRERYQALGETERAADAFLELAKTVLLMKDYPTAIAMFEQIVAEGGNNAQNLTNLGLAYFETAEQGKAEVVLQRAIAYWENLRALPDTDDIGKVTLLEQQAHTYRLLQKVLVAQNKTDAALEIAEASRARSLVEQLARASGATAPQIPTLADIQRIAQQQDSTLVEYSIVGSEARVVGIEPRDETYLYIWVVRPSGRVAFRQVDLREKGVESVRALVEQTRSKSLGWAGRGRRGNDVNSPTPLQQLHQLLIAPIADLLPADPEAQITFIPQDALFLVPFAALQARSGEYFVQQHTLLAAPSIQLLSLMGKNTAVRGNKLAIVGNPTMPSIPILDKLQPLPPLPGSEEEARAIAALYDTSVLTGDAATKANVIAAMRDADIIHFATHGLLDFDADLNAFGEVIEPNAPTAREGGVFVTPGGVLIGDNVFINGVPANIALAREKVVRVAMPGMLALAPTEGDNGFLSAKDIISLPLKAHLVVLSACDTGRGRITGEGVVGLTRAFMAAGAESVVVSLWAVPDAPTAELMVAFYRNFKEKGNAARSLRQAMLATMQKHPKPIDWAAFVLVGVP, encoded by the coding sequence ATGAGCGGACAACAAAGGTACGGGAAAGGAGGGTTGAATATTCGGGGTTGGAAAAGATGGGTAGTTTTAGCCTTCCTTACCTTTGTTCTCGCGATCGCACCTCCGGCTAAACTGTCCGCGCAACCGGATGTAACGCCCTACCAACAAGCTGCGGCGCTGGAGTTGCAAGCATTACAGCAGCGCGATAAAGGCGATTTAGCTGCGGCGGCTGCCGGATTTCGTCAAGTACGGGAACGCTATCAAGCCCTAGGAGAGACGGAACGGGCGGCGGATGCTTTCTTAGAGTTGGCGAAGACGGTGCTGTTAATGAAAGATTATCCAACCGCGATCGCCATGTTCGAGCAGATTGTCGCCGAAGGTGGCAATAATGCCCAAAATTTAACCAATTTGGGGCTAGCCTACTTTGAGACAGCAGAACAAGGAAAAGCGGAAGTCGTATTGCAACGCGCGATCGCGTATTGGGAAAATTTGCGCGCCCTCCCCGATACCGACGACATTGGCAAAGTCACGCTTCTCGAGCAACAAGCCCATACTTACCGCCTCTTGCAAAAAGTCCTCGTCGCGCAAAATAAAACCGATGCAGCCCTAGAAATTGCCGAAGCTTCTCGCGCCCGTTCCCTCGTCGAACAGTTAGCCCGCGCGAGTGGTGCAACCGCACCCCAAATCCCCACCCTCGCAGACATCCAGCGCATCGCCCAACAACAAGACTCTACCCTCGTTGAATACTCGATTGTCGGTAGCGAAGCGCGAGTGGTAGGGATAGAACCGCGAGATGAAACGTATCTTTATATCTGGGTGGTTCGCCCGAGTGGTAGAGTCGCCTTCCGTCAAGTCGATTTAAGAGAAAAGGGCGTTGAATCCGTCCGCGCTTTAGTCGAACAAACTCGCTCGAAAAGCTTAGGCTGGGCGGGGCGCGGACGCAGGGGAAACGATGTTAACTCCCCAACTCCCTTGCAACAATTGCACCAACTCCTGATCGCACCGATCGCGGACTTGTTACCCGCAGATCCGGAAGCGCAGATAACCTTCATTCCCCAAGATGCCCTTTTTCTCGTTCCTTTTGCTGCGCTCCAAGCTCGAAGCGGCGAGTATTTCGTTCAACAGCATACCTTACTCGCTGCACCTTCGATTCAACTGCTATCGCTGATGGGAAAAAATACGGCGGTTAGGGGGAATAAGCTGGCAATTGTTGGCAATCCGACCATGCCTTCAATTCCGATTCTCGATAAATTACAACCGTTACCCCCTTTACCGGGTTCGGAGGAAGAAGCCCGCGCGATCGCGGCCCTGTATGATACATCTGTCCTTACTGGCGATGCAGCCACGAAAGCCAACGTCATCGCCGCCATGCGCGATGCAGATATCATCCACTTTGCCACTCACGGTTTGCTCGATTTTGATGCCGATCTCAATGCGTTCGGCGAAGTTATCGAACCCAATGCGCCTACCGCCCGCGAAGGTGGCGTGTTCGTTACGCCGGGAGGAGTTCTCATCGGCGATAACGTTTTTATCAACGGCGTTCCCGCTAATATTGCCCTCGCCCGAGAAAAAGTGGTGCGCGTTGCGATGCCCGGAATGTTAGCCCTCGCCCCAACCGAAGGGGATAACGGGTTTCTTTCGGCTAAGGATATTATCTCGCTTCCGCTTAAGGCGCATCTGGTGGTACTGAGTGCTTGCGATACGGGGCGCGGGCGGATTACTGGAGAAGGCGTGGTGGGGCTGACGAGGGCATTTATGGCAGCGGGGGCAGAAAGCGTGGTGGTTTCTCTGTGGGCGGTTCCCGACGCGCCGACGGCGGAGTTGATGGTCGCGTTTTATCGCAATTTCAAGGAAAAGGGGAATGCGGCGCGATCGCTGCGACAGGCAATGTTAGCGACAATGCAAAAGCACCCAAAACCCATCGATTGGGCGGCTTTTGTGTTGGTTGGCGTTCCTTAA
- a CDS encoding cold shock domain-containing protein: MKPIQNRGTLVRWKEDRGFGFIKPDKSDREVFLHISELRSASRRPKVGDIIFYEQVSEPNGKIRAVKASIKGVPSRSSTATRKPKQQNVIKIILGVGILSAIVVAAIRFSPEPPPSPSISSSPVPSVERSECNIKGNISIQTGNKIYHLPGMEDYESTNIDVTKGERWFCTESEALANGWRKAPS; encoded by the coding sequence GTGAAACCTATTCAAAATAGAGGAACACTGGTACGTTGGAAAGAAGATCGCGGCTTTGGATTCATTAAGCCCGACAAGAGCGATCGCGAAGTCTTCTTGCATATTAGCGAACTAAGATCGGCAAGCCGCCGCCCCAAAGTCGGAGATATAATTTTCTACGAACAAGTATCTGAACCTAATGGGAAGATACGGGCAGTAAAAGCTTCTATTAAAGGCGTTCCATCTCGTTCTTCAACAGCTACCCGCAAGCCAAAACAGCAGAATGTTATTAAAATTATTCTGGGTGTTGGGATTCTGAGTGCTATTGTCGTTGCTGCTATCCGCTTTAGTCCCGAGCCTCCTCCTTCTCCTTCTATCTCTTCCTCTCCAGTTCCATCTGTAGAACGCTCGGAATGTAATATTAAAGGCAATATTTCAATCCAGACTGGAAATAAGATTTATCATCTACCAGGAATGGAAGATTACGAATCAACAAATATTGATGTCACGAAAGGAGAAAGATGGTTTTGTACGGAGTCGGAAGCACTTGCTAACGGTTGGCGTAAAGCCCCTAGCTAG
- a CDS encoding glutathione S-transferase family protein, with translation MWHLMMSQLAPRDPKGAYIRPESAFRDAIAPDSPHPPQAGRYRLYAGLGCPWAHRTLVTRSLKGLEDAIAVVIVSPSPDEGIWLFEEEEEGCRTLPELYQLAQPGYTGRCTVPVLWDSETKRIVNNESAEIIVILNAAFNEFAKNAELDLYPEDLRGAIDSWNDKIYPSVNNGVYRCGFAQTQAAYEEACNELFAMLDEIDATLAANRYLCGDRVTLADVRLFTTLFRFDIVYHGLFKCNRRRIQDYQHLGAYLRDLYQLPGVAGTCDRDSIKRDYYGNLFPLNPGGIIPLGGDEGDLLDSHNRDKIGANASN, from the coding sequence ATGTGGCATCTGATGATGTCTCAACTCGCACCCCGCGATCCTAAAGGGGCATATATCCGCCCGGAAAGCGCCTTTCGCGACGCGATCGCCCCCGATAGTCCCCACCCACCCCAAGCGGGGCGCTACCGCCTCTATGCGGGTTTGGGATGCCCTTGGGCGCACCGAACTTTGGTAACGCGATCGCTGAAAGGGCTGGAAGATGCGATCGCGGTTGTCATCGTTTCGCCTTCTCCCGATGAGGGAATTTGGCTATTCGAGGAGGAAGAAGAAGGTTGCCGCACGCTGCCGGAATTGTATCAATTGGCGCAACCCGGTTATACTGGGCGCTGTACCGTGCCGGTGTTGTGGGATAGCGAAACAAAGCGCATCGTGAATAACGAAAGTGCGGAAATTATCGTTATTTTGAACGCAGCTTTTAACGAATTTGCGAAGAATGCCGAGTTAGATTTATATCCCGAGGATTTGCGCGGCGCGATCGATAGTTGGAACGATAAAATCTATCCTAGCGTGAATAATGGCGTGTATCGTTGCGGTTTCGCCCAAACCCAAGCAGCTTACGAAGAAGCTTGCAACGAATTGTTCGCGATGTTGGATGAAATTGACGCAACGCTGGCCGCGAATCGTTACTTATGCGGCGATCGCGTCACGTTAGCCGACGTGCGCTTATTTACGACTTTGTTTCGCTTCGATATTGTCTATCACGGACTGTTTAAATGCAATCGCCGCCGTATTCAAGACTATCAACATTTAGGGGCTTATTTGCGCGATCTCTATCAACTGCCGGGGGTTGCGGGAACTTGCGATCGCGACAGCATTAAACGCGATTATTACGGTAATTTATTTCCCCTCAATCCCGGTGGAATTATCCCCTTGGGCGGGGATGAAGGCGATTTGTTAGATTCTCACAATCGAGACAAAATAGGCGCGAATGCGAGCAATTGA